A part of Rattus norvegicus strain BN/NHsdMcwi chromosome 4, GRCr8, whole genome shotgun sequence genomic DNA contains:
- the Prp15 gene encoding proline-rich protein 15 precursor: MLVVLFTAVLLTLSYAQEAELQSLDQTPNQKPPPPGFPPRPPANGSQQGPPPQGGPQQKPPQPGKPQGPPPPGGPQQKPPQPGKPQGPPPPGGPQQKPPQPGNQQGPPPPGGPQQKPPQSGKPQGPPPPGGPQQRPPQPGNQQSPPQGPQFGRPQGSFQSLGPQ, from the exons ATGCTGGTGGTCCTGTTCACAGCGGTCTTGCTGACCCTGAGCTATGCTCAGGAAGCAG AACTTCAGAGCCTAGACCAGACACCAAATCAGAAACCACCTCCACCAGGATTCCCACCAAGACCACCTGCTAATGGGAGCCAGCAAGGCCCACCCCCACAAGGAGGCCCACAGCAGAAACCACCTCAGCCTGGAAAGCCCcaaggcccacccccaccagGAGGCCCACAGCAGAAACCACCTCAGCCTGGAAAGCCCcaaggcccacccccaccagGAGGCCCACAGCAGAAACCCCCTCAGCCTGGAAACCAAcaaggcccacccccaccagGAGGCCCACAGCAGAAACCACCTCAGTCTGGAAAGCCCcaaggcccacccccaccagGAGGCCCACAGCAGAGACCTCCTCAGCCTGGAAACCAGCAAAGCCCACCACAAGGTCCCCAATTCGGCAGACCACAGGGATCTTTCCAGAGTTTGGGTCCTCAGTAA